From the genome of Uranotaenia lowii strain MFRU-FL chromosome 1, ASM2978415v1, whole genome shotgun sequence, one region includes:
- the LOC129738410 gene encoding facilitated trehalose transporter Tret1-like, with amino-acid sequence MIQTVLNFFRGKRQYLAAILANLSIACMGASLTWTSPMESKFSNSTESPLPSEPTDTELSWIGSILTLGSLTGPIFAGLVAQRLGRKIALLSSAIFYISAYVLFLTASTVAQIMIGRFVQGCGIGFAITITPMYVAEIATANRRGTLSSLVQTFMTLGMLLVYTVGPYVSYKVFQWIQMVLPLVFLLGFIQMPETPHFYISKGNNEAAEKSLQYLRGKSLDDLQNEFNSIKFSVEQSMHNRGSVRDLFQDPVNFRAFFICTGIILFQQFSGINPVQFYAQTIFDKTGTGSAAEMSAIILGVFQVVASIVTALLVDRIGRRPTLLTSAMGMCVAFCGLGTFFYLDNQNSSASASLSFLPVVSLVLFVVMFCIGFGPIPWVLIGEMFAPSIKSVGCSIVSSICWLSAFLTVFLFSSYGETIGSHWVFWIFAICCGFAFIFTYMFVLETKGLSLPEIQRRLGQRAQIINDKH; translated from the exons ATGATCCAAACGGTGCTCAACTTTTTTCGTGGGAAGAGACAGTATCTAGCGGCTATTCTAG CCAATCTCTCCATAGCCTGCATGGGGGCTAGTTTGACTTGGACCTCGCCAATGGaatcaaaattctcaaattctacGGAATCACCTTTACCCAGTGAACCAACAGACACGGAACTTTCATGGATCGGATCAATCCTAACGTTGGGATCATTAACAg gaCCGATATTTGCCGGACTGGTTGCCCAACGTTTGGGACGCAAAATAGCGCTTCTTAGTAGCGCTATCTTCTACATCAGTGCCTATGTACTATTCCTAACGGCTTCAACGGTGGCACAGATCATGATTGGACGATTCGTTCAAGGGTGTGGTATTGGATTTGCCATCACCATTACTCCCATGTATGTGGCAGAGATAGCCACGGCCAATCGAAGAGGAACACTTAGCTCATTGGTGCAGACCTTTATGACCCTGGGAATGCTCTTGGTCTACACAGTGGGTCCCTACGTGAGCTACAAGGTCTTCCAGTGGATTCAAATGGTTCTGCCCCTCGTATTTTTGCTGGGATTCATTCAAATGCCTGAAACGCCACACTTTTATATTTCCAAAGGCAACAACGAAGCAGCTGAAAAGTCGTTGCAGTATTTGAGAGGAAAATCGTTGGATGATTTGCAGAACGAGTTCAACTCGAtcaaattttccgttgaacagtCAATGCATAATCGGGGAAGCGTGCGAGATCTTTTTCAAGATCCGGTAAATTTCAGAGCTTTCTTCATCTGTACAGGGATAATTTTGTTCCAACAGTTCTCCGGAATCAATCCAGTCCAGTTTTACGCACAAACGATATTCGACAAAACAGGAACCGGAAGTGCGGCAGAAATGTCGGCCATCATTTTAGGAGTCTTTCAAGTCGTTGCTAGCATTGTGACAGCTTTGCTCGTAGACCGAATCGGACGAAGACCTACACTGCTGACATCTGCTATGGGAATGTGTGTTGCCTTTTGTGGCCTGGGTACCTTTTTCTATCTGGACAATCAAAATTCTTCGGCTTCTGCTAGTTTGTCTTTCCTGCCTGTAGTATCTTTAGTATTATTTGTTGTGATGTTTTGCATCGGATTCGGCCCAATACCTTGGGTACTGATAGGAGAAATGTTTGCCCCGAGCATCAAATCCGTTGGCTGCTCCATCGTGTCATCTATCTGCTGGTTGAGCGCCTTCTTAACAGTGTTTCTTTTCTCCTCGTATGGTGAAACTATCGGCTCGCATTGGGTATTTTGGATATTTGCAATCTGCTGTGGATTTGCATTTATTTTCACCTACATGTTTGTGCTGGAAACCAAGGGTTTGAGCTTGCCGGAAATTCAAAGGCGCCTTGGACAAAGAGCTCAGATAATAAACGATAAGCACTAG